A genomic segment from Labeo rohita strain BAU-BD-2019 unplaced genomic scaffold, IGBB_LRoh.1.0 scaffold_146, whole genome shotgun sequence encodes:
- the LOC127158331 gene encoding gastrula zinc finger protein XlCGF57.1: MHMRVHTEDKPYTCTECGRSFDRNGYLEVHMRSHTGEKPFTCEQCGVSFTHVGNLNRHMKIHSAVEFFICKHCGKLFNRKANLNDHRRVHTGESPFTCQLCGKSFTVKVNLNKHMRIHTGDKCYTCPECGKNFDQHEYLKAHMRIHTREGHFICQQCGMSFNKKGFFNRHMRIHTGADHYVCRQCGKGFNRKGKFTRHMKTHTGKKGYLCPQCGETFDEHGSLKAHIGVHTGENPFTCQQCGKSFTQKGNLNKHIRKLCCKYSTQT; this comes from the coding sequence AtgcacatgagagttcacactgaagacaagcCTTACACCTGCACTGAGTGTGGAAGGAGTTTTGATCGAAATGGATACCTTGAAGTGCACATGAGAagtcacactggagagaagcctttcacCTGTGAACAGTGCGGAGTCAGTTTCACTCATGTAGGAAACCTTAACAGGCACATGAAAATTCACTCTGCAGTGGAGTTTTTTATCTGCAAACATTGTGGAAAACTATTCAATAGAAAAGCAAACCTTAATGACCACAGGAGAGTTCACACTGGGGAGAGCCCTTTCACTTGTCAactgtgtggaaagagttttactgTAAAGGTAAACCTTAACAagcacatgagaattcacactggagacaAGTGTTACACCTGCCCTGAGTGTGGAAAGAATTTCGATCAACATGAATACCTTAAAGCGcatatgagaattcacactAGAGAGGGTCATTTTatctgccaacagtgtggaatgAGCTTTAATAAAAAAGGATTCTTTAATAgacacatgagaattcacactggagctGACCATTATGTGTGCCGTCAATGTGGAAAAGGTTTCAACCGAAAAGGAAAATTTACCAGGCACATGAAAACTCACACTGGAAAAAAAGGTTATCTATGCCCTCAGTGTGGAGAGACTTTCGATGAACATGGAAGCCTTAAAGCCCACATtggagttcacactggagagaatcCCTttacctgccaacagtgtggaaaaagttttaCTCAAAAAGGAAACCTTAACAAGCACATTAGAAAATTATGCTGCAAATATTCAACACAAACTTGA